The genomic region GAACCAATCAAAATCAAGCCTATCCAAATACTTAATAAAAACACACGCCCATCGTTTCCAAAAAATAATTTTCAATCATCTTTGCTTTTCATGACAAACACCCCCTCAAACACCTTTCACACATCACGTTCACGGAGGATCGGTAATCTCCATCCGCTCCACATCCGCCAGCGTGATGCGGCGGCCATCGAGTGTGTGGAAGGTGCGGCCCTGGATCTTGTTGCGTTGGGCCTGATAGACCGTGGTCTGCATGGTCTGGACATGGATCACCCGCACCTCCACCACCTGATGGGCCGTGTTCCAGTCCTGATAGATGTACCAGGCCATCCAGATGAGGACGATGGTGACCAGAGTCAACGCGGTGGTGCGGAAGGAGCGTTGATGCACCTCCCGGAAACGCAACACGGCGCTGCGCTCGGGGGATGGGGAGAGGGGATCCATCTCCATCGTCCTCCGGGCCTGCCGTCTACCCAGAAAATAGACCCCGAACATCATCAACGCAGGAAGCCAGAATTTCCAGAACATGGTTTTTGCATCTCCCCTTTCGCGATAGTCCCCCAAGGAACCCATTGCCCGATTCCCGCAATCCAGAGTAACATGGATCATTCTGGAATTCGACCACGCTCGACACCAAACAGGAGAGATAGCGGTGAAGGCCAAGGATATCATGGTAACGACAGTGATCACGGCTCCCCCGGAGACCCCGATTCGCGATCTGGCGCGTCTGCTCACCGAAAAACGGATTGGCGGCGTCCCCATTGTGGAGCAGGGGCGACTGCTGGGCATGGTGACGGAAGAGGATCTGCTGGCCCGGGTCAAGACGATTCATCCCCCGACCCTGTTCACCTTTTTGGACGCGGTGATTCCCATCGCCGGGGAACACCGCTTCGAGGAGGATTTGCGCCGCATGGCCGCCTCCACAGCCGAAGAGATCATGACCACCGAGTTGGAAGCGGTAGACGAGGAGACGGATCTGGCGGAAGTGGCCACCCTGATCAGCGATCGGCATGTCTGTCTGCTGCCGGTGCTGCGGGGAGAGGAACTGGTGGGGATCATCGGCAAGCGGGACGTGATCCGGGGCATGCTGGCGGACGGCGTGGCGTGAGTCTGGAGACGGCCCCGACATTGATTTATGTCACCGGTTCCGAGGCCGAAACCGAAGCCTTGGCCTCAGAGCTGGCCCGTTGTCTGATGCCGGGCATGGCCCTGCTGCTGACCGGAGATCTGGGCAGCGGCAAAAGCGTGTTCGCCCGTGGCGTCTTGAGGGGACTGGGGGTGGAAGAGGCGTACATCACCAGTCCCACCTTCACCTTGGTGAATGTGTATGACGAAGGACGCCTGCCGGTGGCCCATTTCGATTTGTATCGGGTGACCGATCCGGAAGAACTGGAACTGGTCGGCATCGAAGAGTATGTGGATGGCAAGGGTGTGGTGATCGTGGAGTGGCCGGAACTGGGAGTTGGACACCATTTCGGGGCCGCCCTCGACATCCGGCTGACGGACGCGCCGGAAAAACCGGAGGAACGCCGCATCACCCTGACCCCCCTGGAACCTTTGAGTCGGGAATGTTTGCATGTCTTCAAGCGACAACGCGCCCCCAGCGGGTCCTGAAATCCTGGTCGCCCCCTCGGCTTTGCGCTTCATCGAGCCGGTTTTAGGCAGCGGGATCACCCTGACCCAGGTGGCGGGGGATGCCTCTTTCCGCCGTTATTTCCGGGTCGAATCCCCCCGCGGACGGTTCATTCTCATGGACGCCCCTCCGGACAAGGAAGACTCGGCACCTTTTTTGGATATTGCCCAATTCCTGCGCAGCCACGGGGTTCCGACCCCCGAGGTGGTGGCGCAACGACTCGATCTGGGCTATGTATTGCTGGAGGATTTCGGCGACCTGACCTATCTGAAGGCTTTGGAACAGGGGGAAAATCCGGATATCCTCTACCGGGCCGCCGTCGAAACCCTGCTCACCCTGCAAGCCACCCCGAAAGATGACCGCTGCATCGCCCACCGGCGCCCCTACGACCGGGAGATGCTGCGGCGGGAACTGGCGTTGTTCACCGACTGGTATGTGGAAGGCATTCTCCGGACCCCCATCACCCCGGAGGATCGTCAGGCCTTCGACGTGGTCTTTCACCGCCTGATCGACGCCATCCTGGAACAACCCTGGACCCTGGTGCATCGGGACTATCACAGCCGCAATCTGATGTGGCGCGCCGCAGGTGTGGGAGTGCTGGATTTCCAGGACGCGGTCATGGGACCCATTACCTACGATCTGGCCAGTCTGCTGCGGGACTGTTATGTGGCCTGGGATGCCCCATTCCGGGAAAAGGTGATGGAATGGTGGTTTGCCGATCCCCGCATCCAGGCCCGCTATCCGGTGGACGGGGCCACCTTCCGGGCCGATCTGGAACGCATGGGTATTCAGCGCAATCTCAAGGCCATCGGCATCTTCGGACGCCTCTCCCTGCGGGATGGCAAACACGGCTATCTGAACGACATCCCCCGCACGTTGGGTTATGTGCGGGAGACGTTGCCGGGGCGTCCGGAACTGGCGGCACTGGCGGGTCTGATCGACCGCTACGCGCCGGGTTGAACCACAAACCAAGACACCATAAACCACCATCATGCACGCCATGATCCTGGCCGCAGGCTACGGCAAGCGGCTGCGCCCCTTGACCGATACGGTGCCCAAGCCCCTGGTGGACATGGGTGGACGCCCCTTGTTGGATCACACCCTGTTGCGGGTGGCGGCCCTGGGGATCCGGCGGGTGGTGATCAACGTCCACCATCTGGCGGAACAAATCATCGCCCATGTGGGGGATGGTTCGGCGTATGGACTGGACGTGATCTGGTCCCAAGAAACGGTGCTGATGGAAACCGGTGGCGGGGTCTGTCAGGCGTTGGGATTGCTGGGGGAGGCGCCTTTTCTGGCCATCAACGGGGATGTGGTCTGGGACATGGACCTGGAACCTTTGATCACCGCCTTTGATCCAATACGCATGGATGGTCTGCTGGGACTGGTGCCGGTACGCGGAGAAGAAGCAGGAGGCGGGGATTTTGTCGTGGATGACCGTGGCCGCCTGCGGCGCGCCGGATCCGGGAATGGGGGGTGGATCTATTCCGGATTGCAGATGCTGCGGCCTTCAGCCTTGCGGGATTATCCGGCGGAACCCTTCTCCCTGAACCGCTTCTATGACGACGCCATGGGCCGGGAACGGCTGTATGGCCTGCCCCTGGAAGGTTTCTGGGCAGATATCGGCACCCCGGAACGATTGGACATCACGCGCCTGGAATGGAAAAACCGGTTTGCAATCGGCGCGGGGTTGGCATATAAAGATTGAGGGTTTATGGACCGACTAACCAAGAGGAACGATGCGATGGACTTCACCCAGGCGCGGGTCAATATGGTCAAATCCCAGGCAGTGCCGAACATGGTACGTGATCCGGCATTGCTGCAGGGACTTCTTCAGGTTCCCAGGGAGGATTTCGCCACCTCCGCATTCCGGGAATTCGCCTATTCGGATATGCCCATTCCCTTGAACGACGGCGGACGGCGCGCCCTGACCCCTGTGCAGATCGGGTGGATGATCCAGGAATTGCAGCTTTCCCGTGGGGACAGGGTGCTGGTGATCGGAGCGGGCAGCGGTTACGAATGCGCCTTGCTGGCGGGCATGGGCATGACGGTGTTCGCGTTGGAATCCGATGCCGAACTGGCCACCCGGGGCCAACAACTGACCGACCCCTCCCAGGTGCAGTGGCGCACAGCCCCCCTGGCGGAAGGATGGAGCGAGGCGGGACGCTTTGACGGCATCCTGATTTGCGGTGCGGTGGCCTCCATTCCCAACCGGATCGTGGGACAGTTGCAAGAGGATGGGGTGCTGGTGGGGATCGTCGGACGAATCGGAGAGGTCACCATGCGCGCGGTGCGCGTATCGGGGATTCCGGTGCGTCAGGAGACCCTGTTCGAGACCGTGGCCCCCTCATTGCCGGGCTTGGGCGATGACGGGAGTTTCCGGTTGTAGTCACAACGTTTATCGGGATGAGACGACCGTGAGTTTGATTGTTCAAAAATATGGCGGAACTTCCGTTGGCTCCATCCAACGAATCCGCAACGTGGCGGCCCGGGCGGTCGCGGCCCAGCGGGCCGGGAACCGGGTGGTGGTCACGGTGTCGGCCATGTCCGGCGAGACCAACCGTCTGGTGGCCTTGGTGGAAGAACTCTCCGGTGGCACCTTCAGCCAGCGGGAATACGACGTGGTGGTGGCCACCGGGGAACAGGTCTCCACCGGACTGCTGGCCATCGCCATCGAATCCCTGGGCGTGCCCGCCCGCTCCTATCAGGGGTGGCAGGTGCGCTTCGTGACCGATGGTGTCCACGCCAAGGCCCGCATCCTGGATGTGGAAGCCGACGCGATCCTGCGGGATCTGGACGCGGGCCGCATCGTGGTGGTGGCGGGATTCCAGGGGGTGGACGACCAGAACGCCGTGACCACCCTGGGTCGGGGCGGCTCGGATACCTCGGCGGTGGCTTTGGCCGCGGCCCTCAAAGCCGATTTTTGCGACATCTACACCGACGTGGACGGGGTTTACACCACCGATCCCCGGGTGGTGCCCAAGGCGCGCAAACTGGATCGCATCTGCTACGAAGAGATGCTGGAAATGGCCTCCCTGGGGGCCAAGGTATTGCAAACCCGTTCGGTGGAACTGGCCAAGAAATACAAGGTTCCCGTGCGGGTACTCTCTTCCCTGGAGGAAGGGACCGGAACTCTGTTGACCGAAGAGGATGATGTCATGGAACAAGTCGTGGTTTCCGCCATTGCGTTCAACCGGGATGAAGCCAAGATCACCATCTTGGGCGTACCCGACAAGCCCGGCATTGCCGCGTCGATCTTCGGCACCCTGGCCGACGCCAATGTCAACGTGGACATGATCGTGCAAAACATCTCCGCCAGCAGCGGCGGCACGGATGTCACCTTCACCGTGGCCAAAGGGGATTACAAACAGGCCATGGCGGTCCTGAAAGAACCCGTGGCCGCCCTGGGCGCCCAGGATCTGTTGGGAGATCCGGATATCGCCAAGGTATCGGTGGTGGGTGTGGGCATGCGTTCCCATTCGGGTGTGGCCCAGCGCATGTTCAAGGCGTTGAGCGCGGATGGCATCAACATACGCATGATTTCCACCTCGGAGATCAAAATCTCCGTGATCATCGACGAAAAATACATGGAACTGGCGGTGCGCTCCCTGCACCAGGCTTTTGAATTGGACAAGGACGCTGGAGATCGTGTCAGAGGCTGATTCCCACAAATCCGGCAAGGGATCGACGACCGGACGTGCCAAATCCTCCAAGGGGGGTGTCTCCCGACCCGAACATCCTTTCGTGGCCGTGTACGACACCACCCTGCGGGACGGCTCCCAGAGCGAAGCGGTGCAGTTTTCCGTGGAGGACAAACTGCGCATCGCGCGGCGTCTGGATCTGCTGGGGGTCGATTTCATCGAGGGGGGATGGCCGGGGGCCAATCCCAAGGATCAGGCGTTCTTCGCCAAAGCCAAAGATCTGAAACTGGAAAACAGCCGTCTGGTGGCCTTCGGTTCCACCCGCCGCGCCCATGTGGCGGCGGAACAAGACACGGTACTCAACGGCCTGCTGGCCGCCGAAACCCCGGTGATCACCATTTTCGGCAAATCCTGGCCCCTGCACGTCACCCGCGCCTTGGGCATCAGCACCCAGGAGAATCTCGAACTGGTCTACGATTCGATCCGGTATCTGAAAGCCCGGACCGATACGGTCTTTTTCGACGCGGAGCATTTCTTCGACGGTTTCAAGGCCGATCCGGACTACGCCCTCCAGGTGCTGACCGCGGCCCGGGACGGAGGGGCGGATGCCTTGATCCTGTGCGACACCAACGGCGGCACCCTGCCCGGCGAGGTGGCGGCCATCATGCGTCAGATCGCCCTGCCGGATACCCGTCTGGGGATCCATTGCCACAACGACGGGGGGGTGGCAGTGGCCAATTCCCTGGTGGCGGTGGAGTGCG from Magnetococcales bacterium harbors:
- the tsaE gene encoding tRNA (adenosine(37)-N6)-threonylcarbamoyltransferase complex ATPase subunit type 1 TsaE, producing the protein MIYVTGSEAETEALASELARCLMPGMALLLTGDLGSGKSVFARGVLRGLGVEEAYITSPTFTLVNVYDEGRLPVAHFDLYRVTDPEELELVGIEEYVDGKGVVIVEWPELGVGHHFGAALDIRLTDAPEKPEERRITLTPLEPLSRECLHVFKRQRAPSGS
- a CDS encoding phosphotransferase — protein: MSSSDNAPPAGPEILVAPSALRFIEPVLGSGITLTQVAGDASFRRYFRVESPRGRFILMDAPPDKEDSAPFLDIAQFLRSHGVPTPEVVAQRLDLGYVLLEDFGDLTYLKALEQGENPDILYRAAVETLLTLQATPKDDRCIAHRRPYDREMLRRELALFTDWYVEGILRTPITPEDRQAFDVVFHRLIDAILEQPWTLVHRDYHSRNLMWRAAGVGVLDFQDAVMGPITYDLASLLRDCYVAWDAPFREKVMEWWFADPRIQARYPVDGATFRADLERMGIQRNLKAIGIFGRLSLRDGKHGYLNDIPRTLGYVRETLPGRPELAALAGLIDRYAPG
- a CDS encoding aspartate kinase; amino-acid sequence: MSLIVQKYGGTSVGSIQRIRNVAARAVAAQRAGNRVVVTVSAMSGETNRLVALVEELSGGTFSQREYDVVVATGEQVSTGLLAIAIESLGVPARSYQGWQVRFVTDGVHAKARILDVEADAILRDLDAGRIVVVAGFQGVDDQNAVTTLGRGGSDTSAVALAAALKADFCDIYTDVDGVYTTDPRVVPKARKLDRICYEEMLEMASLGAKVLQTRSVELAKKYKVPVRVLSSLEEGTGTLLTEEDDVMEQVVVSAIAFNRDEAKITILGVPDKPGIAASIFGTLADANVNVDMIVQNISASSGGTDVTFTVAKGDYKQAMAVLKEPVAALGAQDLLGDPDIAKVSVVGVGMRSHSGVAQRMFKALSADGINIRMISTSEIKISVIIDEKYMELAVRSLHQAFELDKDAGDRVRG
- a CDS encoding CBS domain-containing protein; the encoded protein is MVTTVITAPPETPIRDLARLLTEKRIGGVPIVEQGRLLGMVTEEDLLARVKTIHPPTLFTFLDAVIPIAGEHRFEEDLRRMAASTAEEIMTTELEAVDEETDLAEVATLISDRHVCLLPVLRGEELVGIIGKRDVIRGMLADGVA
- a CDS encoding protein-L-isoaspartate O-methyltransferase, with amino-acid sequence MDFTQARVNMVKSQAVPNMVRDPALLQGLLQVPREDFATSAFREFAYSDMPIPLNDGGRRALTPVQIGWMIQELQLSRGDRVLVIGAGSGYECALLAGMGMTVFALESDAELATRGQQLTDPSQVQWRTAPLAEGWSEAGRFDGILICGAVASIPNRIVGQLQEDGVLVGIVGRIGEVTMRAVRVSGIPVRQETLFETVAPSLPGLGDDGSFRL
- a CDS encoding nucleotidyltransferase family protein translates to MHAMILAAGYGKRLRPLTDTVPKPLVDMGGRPLLDHTLLRVAALGIRRVVINVHHLAEQIIAHVGDGSAYGLDVIWSQETVLMETGGGVCQALGLLGEAPFLAINGDVVWDMDLEPLITAFDPIRMDGLLGLVPVRGEEAGGGDFVVDDRGRLRRAGSGNGGWIYSGLQMLRPSALRDYPAEPFSLNRFYDDAMGRERLYGLPLEGFWADIGTPERLDITRLEWKNRFAIGAGLAYKD